The following are encoded together in the Pseudomonas xantholysinigenes genome:
- a CDS encoding LysR family transcriptional regulator, with product MDMLHAMRTFARVVECGSFAAAAAALDISAAQVSRIVAELENQLQTRLLHRTTRRLRMSEAGERFLERARQIMLLTEEAMDEARGAHLTPRGHLRIHCTHGLGLLMMPLVARYNATCPEVVIELTLSQRNPDPLAEGHDVVIAIGHGLPDSQLIAIPLGSIHSILCASPDYLERHGVPQRPEELHGHVCLRTVDPLFEEDWSFEGSPENCVIVPQDTFLTNVADAMLKATELGMGIGLLPYYSASLAMQEGRLRRLLAPHRLRQREIYAIYPSRHYLDAKVRTWLDFLKAQLPLLFVEHERVVEQARYWR from the coding sequence ATGGATATGCTGCATGCAATGCGAACGTTCGCCCGGGTCGTGGAGTGCGGCAGCTTTGCCGCGGCGGCTGCCGCCCTGGATATTTCGGCGGCGCAGGTCTCGCGGATCGTCGCCGAGCTGGAGAACCAACTGCAGACCCGCTTGCTGCACCGCACTACCCGGCGCCTGCGCATGAGCGAAGCGGGCGAGCGTTTTCTGGAGCGGGCGCGGCAGATCATGCTGCTGACCGAAGAGGCCATGGACGAGGCGCGCGGCGCCCACCTGACCCCGCGCGGTCACTTGCGTATCCACTGCACCCATGGCCTGGGGTTGCTGATGATGCCGCTGGTGGCGCGGTACAACGCGACTTGCCCGGAAGTGGTGATCGAGCTGACGCTGTCGCAGCGCAATCCTGACCCGTTGGCCGAAGGGCATGACGTGGTGATCGCCATCGGCCATGGCCTGCCGGACTCGCAGTTGATCGCCATCCCGCTGGGCAGCATCCACAGCATTCTCTGCGCCTCGCCCGACTACCTCGAGCGCCATGGCGTGCCACAGCGACCCGAGGAGCTGCATGGGCACGTGTGCCTGCGCACGGTCGACCCGCTGTTCGAAGAGGACTGGTCGTTCGAAGGCAGCCCGGAAAATTGCGTGATCGTGCCGCAGGATACCTTCCTGACCAATGTCGCCGACGCGATGCTCAAGGCCACGGAGCTAGGCATGGGGATCGGGCTGCTGCCGTACTACTCGGCCAGCCTGGCCATGCAGGAAGGGCGCCTGCGGCGTTTGCTGGCGCCGCACCGGCTGCGCCAGCGGGAGATCTATGCGATCTATCCGTCGCGCCACTATCTGGATGCCAAGGTGCGTACCTGGCTGGATTTTCTCAAGGCGCAACTGCCGCTGTTGTTCGTCGAGCATGAGCGGGTGGTGGAGCAGGCGCGGTATTGGCGTTGA
- a CDS encoding DUF2790 domain-containing protein has protein sequence MKSSLAVIALCTSLASFGALAASETQTYEYGMPLDVAKVISITPASNAADCQIGTAHMVYVDRQGQTREVDYREMGNCSQL, from the coding sequence ATGAAATCTTCACTCGCTGTCATCGCCCTTTGCACCTCGCTCGCGTCGTTCGGCGCCCTTGCCGCGTCTGAGACGCAAACCTACGAATACGGCATGCCGCTCGATGTGGCCAAGGTCATTTCGATCACCCCGGCCAGCAACGCCGCCGACTGCCAGATCGGCACCGCGCACATGGTCTATGTCGACCGCCAGGGCCAGACCCGCGAAGTCGACTACCGCGAAATGGGCAACTGCTCACAGCTGTAA
- a CDS encoding MFS transporter, which produces MNPIDTPAAPCAPALHDTHVRITWRLMPLLLVCYLFAHLDRINIGFAKMQMSADLGFSDTVYGLGAGLFFIAYALFGVPSNLALERVGPRRWIATLMVTWGLLSSAMMGVENAAGFYALRFLLGVAEAGFFPGILVVLNRWYPARRRAQVTALFAIAVPLAGVLGGPLSGGILQAFHDHGALRGWQWMFLIEGLPVVLLGLVVLKALPDSFEQVAWLSDTQKHALRTEMAGEERRKPVTSWRGLLRDGHVWLLVAVYFAVMLAVNTLAFWMPSLIHGAGIGSDGQVGLLSAIPYLAGCLFMLGCGRSSDRFRERRWHLCVPLLMAGAGIALAGLVPDNAALVMAGLVLAGMGASAALPMFWQLPPAFLAGSLQATGIAMISSFGSVAAFLAPYLIGWMRDTAGSPGLALQVLAVAIVLGGLLVLKVPAAVADPR; this is translated from the coding sequence ATGAACCCGATCGATACCCCCGCCGCGCCCTGCGCGCCCGCCTTGCATGACACCCATGTACGCATCACCTGGCGCCTGATGCCGCTGCTGCTGGTGTGCTACCTGTTCGCCCACCTGGATCGCATCAACATCGGCTTCGCGAAGATGCAGATGAGCGCCGACCTGGGCTTTTCCGATACGGTCTACGGCCTTGGTGCCGGGCTGTTCTTCATCGCCTACGCGTTGTTCGGCGTGCCCAGCAACCTGGCCCTGGAGCGGGTCGGGCCGCGGCGCTGGATCGCCACGCTGATGGTCACCTGGGGGTTGTTGTCCAGCGCCATGATGGGCGTCGAGAACGCCGCCGGGTTCTATGCCCTGCGTTTTTTGCTAGGGGTGGCCGAAGCCGGCTTCTTCCCCGGCATCCTGGTGGTGCTCAATCGCTGGTACCCGGCCAGGCGCCGGGCCCAGGTCACCGCGTTGTTCGCCATAGCCGTGCCGCTGGCCGGAGTGCTTGGCGGGCCGTTGTCCGGCGGAATCCTCCAGGCTTTCCATGACCACGGCGCACTGCGTGGCTGGCAATGGATGTTCCTGATCGAGGGCTTGCCGGTGGTGCTGCTTGGCCTGGTGGTGCTCAAGGCACTGCCGGACAGCTTCGAGCAGGTGGCTTGGCTGAGCGACACGCAAAAACACGCCCTGCGCACGGAAATGGCTGGCGAGGAGCGGCGCAAGCCGGTCACCTCCTGGCGTGGATTGCTCCGCGACGGCCATGTGTGGTTGCTGGTGGCGGTGTATTTCGCGGTGATGCTGGCCGTCAATACCCTGGCGTTCTGGATGCCCAGCCTGATCCATGGCGCTGGTATCGGCAGTGACGGCCAGGTCGGCCTGCTCAGTGCCATCCCCTACCTGGCCGGCTGCCTGTTCATGCTTGGCTGCGGGCGTTCGTCGGACCGTTTTCGCGAGCGCCGCTGGCACCTGTGCGTGCCGCTGCTGATGGCTGGCGCCGGTATTGCCCTGGCTGGCCTGGTGCCGGATAACGCGGCACTGGTGATGGCGGGCCTGGTGCTCGCCGGCATGGGCGCCAGTGCGGCGCTGCCGATGTTCTGGCAGTTGCCGCCGGCCTTTCTGGCAGGGAGCCTGCAGGCCACCGGGATTGCCATGATCAGCTCGTTCGGCAGCGTCGCGGCGTTCCTGGCGCCCTACCTGATCGGCTGGATGCGTGATACCGCCGGCAGCCCAGGGTTGGCCCTGCAGGTGTTGGCGGTGGCGATCGTGCTGGGAGGGTTGCTGGTGCTCAAGGTGCCGGCGGCGGTGGCGGATCCGCGCTGA
- a CDS encoding tRNA (adenine(22)-N(1))-methyltransferase, translating to MNEHTLSMRLERVAAHVPAGARLADIGSDHGYLPVALARRGAISAAVAGEVALTPFLSAQRTVRDNGLEAQVSVRHADGLAAIEPGDGITAVSVCGMGGETIRAILEAGKAYLSGQERLILQPNGGEQPLRQWLMDNGYRILVEEVLRENRFDYEIIVAERCEAVSYSAEQLYFGPLLMAARSPAFLVKWRRMLRQKQQTLDNFARARQAVPEEKVREMTRQARWISELLG from the coding sequence TTGAACGAACACACATTGTCCATGCGCCTGGAACGCGTGGCGGCCCACGTGCCGGCGGGCGCGCGGCTGGCCGATATCGGCTCGGACCATGGCTACCTGCCGGTGGCCCTGGCGCGGCGCGGGGCGATCAGCGCCGCGGTGGCGGGCGAGGTGGCGTTGACGCCGTTCCTGTCGGCCCAGCGCACCGTACGTGACAACGGCCTCGAGGCGCAGGTCAGCGTGCGCCACGCCGATGGCCTGGCGGCAATCGAGCCAGGGGACGGGATTACCGCCGTCAGTGTCTGCGGCATGGGCGGCGAGACCATCCGCGCCATCCTCGAGGCGGGCAAGGCGTACCTCAGCGGCCAGGAACGCCTGATCCTGCAACCCAACGGCGGCGAGCAGCCGCTGCGTCAGTGGTTGATGGACAACGGTTATCGGATCCTGGTCGAGGAAGTGCTGCGCGAGAACCGCTTCGACTACGAGATCATCGTTGCCGAGCGCTGCGAGGCGGTGAGCTACAGCGCCGAGCAGCTGTACTTCGGCCCGTTGCTGATGGCGGCGCGCAGCCCTGCGTTTCTGGTCAAGTGGCGGCGCATGCTGCGGCAGAAGCAGCAGACCCTGGACAACTTCGCCCGGGCGCGGCAGGCGGTACCAGAGGAAAAGGTGCGCGAGATGACCCGCCAGGCGCGCTGGATCAGCGAGCTGCTGGGCTGA
- a CDS encoding RidA family protein → MTNLVFTPDSDAESISSDVAEYNGILVTTQIPADLDGDIVQQSESTLQALKDALEKAGSGMDRVMHLTIYLTDMADRPAFNEVYQRFFSKPWPVRAAVGVAALAYPEMRVEVTAMAAKA, encoded by the coding sequence ATGACAAACCTCGTCTTCACCCCGGACTCCGATGCCGAGTCCATTTCCTCCGACGTCGCCGAATACAACGGCATCCTGGTCACCACGCAGATCCCGGCCGATCTTGACGGCGACATCGTGCAGCAGAGCGAAAGCACCCTGCAGGCGCTCAAGGACGCGCTGGAAAAGGCCGGTAGCGGCATGGACCGGGTCATGCACCTGACCATCTACCTCACCGACATGGCCGACCGCCCGGCATTCAACGAGGTCTACCAGCGCTTCTTCAGCAAGCCATGGCCGGTGCGTGCCGCCGTGGGCGTGGCGGCGCTGGCCTACCCTGAAATGCGCGTGGAAGTCACCGCCATGGCCGCCAAGGCCTGA
- a CDS encoding peptidase U32 family protein, with the protein MSLPKNHLELLSPARDVSIAREAILHGADAIYIGGPSFGARHNACNDVSDIAGLVEFARRYHARVFTTINTILHDNELEPARKLIHQLYDAGVDALIVQDLGVMELDIPPIELHASTQTDIRTLERAKFLDQAGFSQLVLARELNLQQIRAIAGETDAAIEFFIHGALCVAFSGQCNISHAQTGRSANRGDCSQACRLPYTLKDDQGRVVAFEKHLLSMKDNNQTANLADLVDAGVRSFKIEGRYKDVGYVKNITAHYRKELDAILEGRPELARASSGRTEHFFVPDPDKTFHRGSTDYFVTDRKVDIGAFDSPTFTGLPVGVVEKVGKRDLQVVTEVPLSNGDGLNVQVKREVVGFRANIAEPRGEFDEDGQKRYRYRVEPNEMPEGLYKLRPNHPLSRNLDHNWQQALQRTSAERRVGVEWHAVLTEQRLMLTVSSEEGVSVQVALDGPFGAANKPQQALDQLHDLLGQLGTTMYHANAIELDAPQAYFIPNSQLKALRREAIEALTEARVKAHPRGARKAETTPPPVYPESHLSFLANVYNQKARDFYHRHGVQLIDAAYEAHEEHGEVPVMITKHCLRFSFNLCPKQAKGVTGVRTKVAPMQLIQGDEVLTLKFDCKPCEMHVIGKMKSHIIDLPTPGSAVAQVVGHISPEDLLKTIPRAPH; encoded by the coding sequence ATGTCCCTTCCAAAGAATCACCTGGAACTGCTCAGCCCTGCCCGTGACGTGAGCATCGCCCGCGAGGCGATCCTGCACGGCGCTGATGCCATCTACATCGGCGGCCCGAGCTTCGGCGCGCGCCACAACGCCTGCAACGACGTCAGCGATATCGCCGGCTTGGTCGAGTTCGCCCGCCGCTATCACGCCCGGGTGTTCACCACCATCAACACCATCCTCCACGACAACGAGCTGGAACCGGCGCGCAAGCTGATCCACCAGCTCTACGACGCCGGCGTCGACGCGCTGATCGTGCAGGACCTGGGAGTGATGGAGCTGGATATCCCGCCGATCGAGCTGCACGCGAGCACCCAGACCGACATCCGCACCCTGGAGCGGGCCAAGTTCCTCGACCAGGCCGGCTTCTCCCAGCTGGTGCTGGCCCGTGAGCTGAACCTGCAGCAGATCCGCGCGATCGCCGGCGAAACCGACGCGGCCATCGAGTTCTTCATCCACGGCGCGCTGTGCGTGGCGTTTTCCGGCCAGTGCAACATCTCCCACGCCCAGACCGGGCGCAGCGCCAACCGTGGCGACTGCTCCCAGGCCTGCCGCCTGCCGTACACCCTCAAGGACGACCAGGGCCGCGTGGTCGCCTTCGAGAAGCACCTGCTGTCGATGAAGGACAACAACCAGACCGCCAACCTGGCCGACCTGGTCGATGCCGGCGTGCGCTCGTTCAAGATCGAGGGCCGCTACAAGGACGTGGGCTATGTGAAGAACATCACCGCCCACTACCGCAAGGAACTCGACGCCATCCTCGAAGGCCGCCCGGAGCTGGCCCGCGCCTCCAGCGGCCGTACCGAGCATTTTTTCGTGCCCGACCCGGACAAGACCTTCCACCGTGGCAGCACCGACTACTTCGTCACCGACCGCAAGGTCGACATCGGCGCCTTCGACTCGCCGACCTTCACCGGCCTGCCGGTGGGCGTGGTCGAGAAAGTCGGCAAGCGTGACTTGCAAGTGGTCACCGAAGTGCCGCTGAGCAACGGCGACGGCCTCAACGTGCAGGTCAAGCGTGAGGTGGTGGGCTTCCGCGCCAACATCGCCGAGCCCCGTGGCGAGTTCGACGAAGACGGCCAGAAGCGTTACCGCTATCGGGTCGAGCCCAACGAAATGCCCGAGGGCCTGTACAAGCTGCGCCCCAACCACCCGCTGTCGCGCAACCTCGACCACAACTGGCAGCAGGCCCTGCAGCGCACCTCGGCCGAGCGCCGGGTGGGCGTGGAATGGCACGCGGTGCTGACCGAACAGCGCCTGATGCTGACCGTCAGCAGCGAGGAAGGTGTCAGCGTGCAAGTGGCGCTGGATGGCCCGTTCGGCGCGGCCAACAAGCCGCAACAGGCACTGGACCAGCTGCACGACCTGCTCGGCCAGCTGGGCACCACGATGTACCACGCCAACGCCATCGAGCTGGATGCGCCGCAGGCCTACTTCATCCCTAACTCGCAGCTCAAGGCCCTGCGCCGCGAAGCCATCGAGGCGCTGACCGAAGCCCGGGTCAAGGCCCACCCGCGCGGCGCGCGCAAGGCCGAGACCACGCCGCCGCCGGTATATCCGGAGTCGCACCTGTCGTTCCTGGCCAACGTCTACAACCAGAAAGCCCGTGACTTCTACCACCGCCACGGCGTGCAGCTGATCGACGCCGCCTACGAAGCCCACGAGGAACACGGCGAAGTGCCGGTGATGATCACCAAGCACTGCCTGCGTTTCTCGTTCAACCTGTGCCCCAAGCAGGCCAAGGGCGTCACCGGCGTGCGCACCAAGGTAGCGCCGATGCAACTGATCCAGGGCGATGAAGTGCTGACCCTGAAGTTCGACTGCAAGCCGTGCGAGATGCATGTGATCGGCAAGATGAAGAGCCACATCATCGACCTGCCGACCCCGGGCAGCGCGGTGGCCCAGGTGGTCGGGCACATCAGCCCGGAAGACTTGCTCAAGACCATCCCGCGCGCACCGCATTGA
- a CDS encoding TetR/AcrR family transcriptional regulator has protein sequence MRITLQEERLLKALAHAIVVQPRATLKDLAETAGVSKATLHRFCGTRENLVTMLEDHGEQVLNQVIHEADLKQAEPLAGIRHLIAEHLKHREMLVFLMFQYRPDTLLNNAEDRRWLAYTQAMDAFFLRAQQLGVLRIDISAAVFSEMFMTMIYGMVDAERRGRAASANTAQTLEQLFLQGALAAQP, from the coding sequence ATGCGCATTACTCTCCAAGAAGAGCGCCTGCTCAAGGCGCTGGCCCACGCCATCGTGGTCCAACCCCGTGCCACCTTGAAGGACCTGGCGGAAACCGCCGGCGTCAGCAAGGCCACCCTGCACCGCTTCTGCGGCACCCGGGAAAACCTGGTGACCATGCTCGAGGACCATGGCGAACAGGTGCTCAACCAGGTCATCCATGAGGCCGACCTCAAGCAGGCCGAGCCCCTGGCCGGTATTCGCCACCTGATCGCCGAACACCTCAAGCATCGGGAAATGCTGGTGTTTCTAATGTTCCAGTATCGCCCCGACACCTTGCTCAACAACGCCGAGGACCGCCGCTGGCTGGCCTACACCCAGGCCATGGATGCGTTCTTCCTGCGCGCCCAGCAACTGGGGGTGCTGCGTATCGACATCAGCGCGGCGGTGTTCAGCGAAATGTTCATGACCATGATCTACGGCATGGTCGACGCCGAGCGCCGTGGCCGCGCCGCCAGCGCCAATACCGCCCAGACCCTGGAGCAGCTGTTCCTGCAAGGAGCGCTGGCCGCGCAACCCTAG